In Candidatus Poribacteria bacterium, one DNA window encodes the following:
- a CDS encoding T9SS type A sorting domain-containing protein, with amino-acid sequence MEGDAEGGNSGGPVLNGQGMLIGILTAGTDETLAAAAPAKNIKTLLSRVPAYLPPIPPPQIHPKQTFKIRNPTSVTVAYQIRWSGSENWKSYSLGTGYIMMHWSNGQNIPQGHPQIRFDYIGGDQAVTHRTYSIETVEFQEPATIAPVYRFAYNRQGDRLDLYREGFAAPALSTGTPEATRLLSNYPNPFNPETWIPYHLAKPAEVTVAIYSVDGKLVRTLALGHQATGIYQSKSRAAYWDGKNELGETVASGLYFYTLKAGDFTATRKMIIRK; translated from the coding sequence ATGGAAGGTGATGCCGAAGGCGGCAACAGTGGGGGACCTGTTCTCAACGGTCAAGGCATGCTTATCGGAATCCTAACTGCAGGCACAGATGAAACGCTGGCGGCAGCCGCGCCCGCGAAGAACATAAAGACGTTGCTAAGTAGGGTTCCGGCGTATCTGCCGCCGATACCGCCCCCACAGATCCACCCTAAACAGACATTCAAGATTAGAAATCCGACCAGTGTTACAGTGGCTTATCAAATCAGATGGTCAGGTAGCGAGAATTGGAAATCATATTCTCTGGGGACGGGTTACATCATGATGCATTGGTCAAACGGACAGAACATCCCACAGGGACACCCCCAAATCCGATTTGATTACATCGGTGGGGATCAAGCGGTTACGCACCGCACTTATAGTATAGAAACTGTCGAGTTTCAAGAGCCCGCTACTATCGCCCCCGTGTACCGTTTTGCGTATAACCGACAGGGAGATAGGTTAGATCTTTACCGAGAGGGATTCGCGGCACCTGCCCTCTCAACAGGGACACCAGAAGCAACACGTCTCTTATCCAACTACCCGAACCCATTCAATCCTGAAACATGGATACCCTATCACCTCGCCAAGCCTGCGGAGGTTACGGTGGCTATCTATTCAGTGGATGGGAAACTGGTGCGCACGTTAGCACTCGGGCATCAAGCCACGGGTATCTATCAGAGCAAAAGCCGGGCAGCGTATTGGGATGGCAAAAACGAACTCGGTGAAACCGTCGCAAGCGGTCTCTATTTCTATACTCTCAAAGCCGGGGATTTCACCGCTACCCGCAAAATGATCATACGGAAGTAG
- a CDS encoding phosphoenolpyruvate hydrolase family protein → MKFKREEILAQLRNNIDAGKPIIGAGAGTGISAKCEAAGGIDLIVIYNSGRFRMAGRGSLAGMMPYGDANQIVVEMASEVLPVVPDTPVLAGVCGTDPFRLMDVFLRQIDAMGFSGVQNFPTVGLIDGTFRQLLEETDMGYGPEVEMIRTAHEMGMLTTPYAFNESEAEQMADAGADILVAHMGLTTKGSIGAQTALTLEDAAKRVQAIHDAAKGVNPEILVICHGGPIAEPEDATDVLENTEGVVGFYGASSAERLPTERAITAQIAEFKKIRL, encoded by the coding sequence ATGAAATTCAAACGCGAAGAAATTTTAGCGCAACTGCGCAACAATATTGACGCGGGCAAACCCATCATCGGAGCCGGTGCTGGCACAGGTATCTCCGCGAAGTGTGAGGCAGCCGGTGGTATTGACCTGATTGTTATCTACAACTCCGGTAGGTTCAGAATGGCGGGTAGGGGTTCCCTCGCGGGTATGATGCCCTACGGCGACGCGAACCAGATTGTCGTTGAGATGGCGAGTGAAGTACTACCTGTTGTGCCAGATACACCCGTCCTCGCCGGAGTCTGTGGGACGGATCCGTTCCGTTTGATGGATGTCTTCTTGCGTCAGATAGATGCAATGGGATTCTCCGGTGTGCAAAATTTCCCGACGGTGGGACTGATTGACGGCACGTTCCGTCAGCTGCTTGAGGAGACCGATATGGGATACGGACCCGAGGTAGAGATGATTCGGACGGCGCATGAGATGGGAATGCTTACGACGCCGTATGCGTTCAACGAATCCGAGGCGGAGCAGATGGCGGATGCGGGTGCGGATATCCTCGTCGCACACATGGGATTGACGACAAAGGGGTCTATCGGTGCGCAAACCGCTCTCACGCTTGAAGATGCCGCCAAACGGGTGCAAGCCATCCACGATGCCGCAAAAGGGGTTAACCCGGAGATTCTCGTTATCTGTCACGGGGGGCCGATCGCTGAGCCAGAGGACGCAACGGACGTTCTGGAGAATACCGAAGGGGTCGTGGGGTTCTACGGTGCCTCAAGTGCCGAGCGTCTCCCGACCGAACGGGCGATTACGGCACAGATTGCGGAATTCAAGAAAATTCGGTTATAA
- a CDS encoding Rieske 2Fe-2S domain-containing protein: MTKTKIADLSELNDREPAYALVANVDLVVIRYDNAVSVLYGRCHHRGALLADGYIDGDNLICGVHYWDYRYDTGISEYQNTERLAKFNAWIEDDAVYVDEDEIREWENQNPQPYHRDEYQGTYQDTHGTPEEPYVAQIQELARHGLSKVGHHGQTEAMGVLRENLPNWDALQFVVAQLHKTPHLDDEPVGTELVIGPRAKKPLKLNIPIFVSDMSFGALSAEAKIALAKGAEMAGTGICSGEGGMLLAEAQSNSRYFYELASARFGFSYDKLEHAQAFHFKGGQGAKTGTGGHLPGNKVTEEIAAVRGLRPGEPAISPARFPDWETLDDFAKFAELVRKETGGIPIGFKLSAQHIEKDIEAALHVGVDYIILDGRGGGTGAAPLLFRDNISVPTMPALARARKYLDDTGNSDVTLIITGGLRTPADFAKALALGADGVAIANSAMQAIGCIGMRACHTNNCPVGIATQKAHLRSRLKVEVAAEQLNRFLGASASLMQVLARACGHTHLNQFNSDDLTTSERDIAYLTGVKYAGVVPL; encoded by the coding sequence ATGACAAAAACAAAAATCGCTGACCTCAGCGAACTCAACGACCGCGAGCCGGCTTATGCCCTCGTCGCGAATGTCGATCTCGTGGTCATCCGGTATGATAATGCAGTTTCTGTGCTCTACGGGAGATGCCATCACCGAGGGGCTTTGCTCGCAGACGGCTACATTGATGGTGATAACCTAATATGCGGCGTTCATTACTGGGATTACCGTTACGATACTGGTATCAGCGAATATCAGAACACGGAACGCCTCGCCAAGTTTAATGCATGGATAGAGGACGATGCTGTCTATGTTGACGAAGACGAGATACGAGAATGGGAAAATCAGAACCCACAACCTTATCATCGGGACGAATATCAGGGAACGTATCAAGACACCCACGGCACCCCAGAAGAACCCTACGTCGCCCAAATTCAGGAGTTGGCACGCCACGGACTGAGTAAAGTCGGACACCACGGTCAAACCGAAGCGATGGGAGTGCTTCGGGAAAATTTACCGAATTGGGACGCGCTTCAGTTTGTGGTTGCACAACTCCACAAAACACCACACCTTGATGACGAACCGGTCGGAACGGAGTTGGTGATCGGTCCAAGAGCGAAAAAACCCCTAAAACTCAATATACCGATCTTTGTCTCCGATATGAGTTTCGGTGCACTCTCAGCCGAGGCGAAAATCGCATTAGCGAAGGGCGCAGAGATGGCAGGCACAGGCATCTGCTCCGGTGAAGGCGGTATGCTATTGGCAGAGGCGCAATCAAACAGTCGCTACTTTTACGAACTCGCTTCCGCACGGTTCGGATTCTCTTACGATAAACTGGAACACGCACAGGCATTCCACTTCAAAGGTGGACAAGGCGCAAAGACGGGGACAGGTGGACACCTTCCCGGCAATAAGGTAACAGAGGAGATCGCAGCGGTACGCGGGTTGCGGCCGGGAGAACCCGCAATTTCACCTGCGCGGTTTCCCGATTGGGAAACACTGGACGACTTTGCGAAGTTTGCTGAATTGGTGCGGAAAGAGACTGGCGGCATTCCGATCGGGTTTAAGCTTTCCGCGCAGCACATTGAAAAGGACATCGAAGCCGCGCTTCACGTCGGTGTGGACTATATTATTTTGGACGGTCGTGGCGGTGGCACTGGTGCCGCACCACTTCTATTCCGAGATAACATCTCAGTCCCAACGATGCCAGCCTTAGCGCGGGCACGAAAATACCTCGACGACACTGGCAACAGCGATGTCACGCTTATTATTACCGGCGGTTTGCGAACACCAGCTGATTTCGCCAAAGCGTTGGCACTCGGCGCAGATGGGGTCGCGATTGCGAATTCAGCGATGCAGGCGATCGGTTGTATCGGGATGCGCGCCTGCCATACCAATAACTGCCCTGTCGGTATCGCAACACAGAAGGCGCATCTGCGTTCTCGACTCAAGGTGGAAGTCGCAGCAGAACAGCTAAATCGGTTTCTCGGTGCCTCTGCGTCCCTCATGCAGGTGTTAGCACGTGCCTGTGGACACACCCATTTGAATCAATTCAACTCTGATGATTTGACAACATCGGAACGCGATATCGCCTATTTGACAGGTGTTAAATACGCCGGCGTTGTGCCGTTGTAA
- a CDS encoding phytanoyl-CoA dioxygenase family protein, protein MNADEKYLFDLNGYLIIKNVLTPEEVALANEAIDKHSDQARLRPRDQTLDGGSAELKGEQGRGELGGMLGWEEPWCNPFRHMLAHPTLVPYLNEILGTGFRMDHQMFLLSMDKGAEGFIFHGSSGPGFDPNQYYIFSDGRMHNGLTVVTFQLTDVPPGAGGLIVIPGSHKSNYPCPQKMRLYQEHQEHIRQLVCSAGDVAIFTEAVTHGTLPWTAEHPRRSILTRYTAGNMAYVPAYEIPEWANERQRAVMEPPYHSRLNRPVLET, encoded by the coding sequence ATGAATGCTGACGAAAAATATCTATTCGATCTCAACGGTTACCTTATTATCAAGAATGTACTAACCCCCGAAGAGGTAGCCCTCGCCAACGAAGCGATCGATAAACATAGTGACCAAGCACGCCTTCGTCCACGCGATCAGACGCTTGATGGCGGATCCGCAGAACTGAAAGGTGAACAGGGCAGAGGCGAACTCGGTGGTATGCTTGGCTGGGAAGAACCGTGGTGTAATCCGTTCCGACACATGCTGGCGCATCCGACCCTTGTTCCTTATCTCAACGAGATACTGGGGACGGGTTTCCGCATGGATCATCAAATGTTCCTGCTTTCGATGGACAAAGGCGCCGAGGGATTTATTTTTCACGGATCCTCTGGTCCCGGTTTTGATCCGAACCAGTACTATATTTTCAGCGATGGACGTATGCACAATGGTTTGACTGTTGTCACGTTCCAATTGACGGACGTACCACCGGGAGCCGGTGGGTTAATCGTTATACCGGGCAGTCATAAGAGCAACTACCCGTGTCCACAAAAGATGCGGCTTTACCAAGAACACCAGGAGCATATCCGGCAACTCGTCTGCAGCGCTGGCGATGTCGCGATCTTCACGGAAGCCGTGACGCACGGAACACTGCCGTGGACTGCTGAGCACCCGCGACGCTCTATCTTAACCCGTTATACCGCAGGCAATATGGCGTACGTGCCTGCCTATGAAATACCGGAATGGGCAAATGAACGCCAACGCGCTGTGATGGAGCCTCCCTATCATTCTCGCTTAAATCGTCCTGTATTAGAGACGTAG
- a CDS encoding phytanoyl-CoA dioxygenase family protein: protein MNADEKYLFDLNGYLVVKNVLTPEEVAIANEAIDKHSEQARIRPREQALDGGSPDLKGEQGRGELGGMLNWEEPWCNPFRHMLAHPTLVPYLNVILGKGFRMDHQMFLLSMDKGAEGHTFHGSSGPGFDPNQYYIFRDGRMHNGLTVVTFQLTDVPPGVGGLIVIPGSHKSNYPCPKEMRLYQEHQEHIRQLVCNAGDVVIFTEAVTHGTLPWTAEHPRRSILTRYTAGNMAYVPAYEIPEWANERQRAVMEPPYHSRLNRPTLET, encoded by the coding sequence ATGAATGCTGATGAAAAATATCTATTCGACCTGAACGGTTACCTCGTTGTCAAGAACGTGCTAACACCTGAAGAGGTAGCAATAGCGAATGAAGCAATTGACAAACATAGTGAGCAAGCACGCATCCGTCCACGCGAACAGGCACTCGATGGCGGCTCCCCGGACTTAAAAGGTGAGCAGGGCAGAGGCGAACTCGGCGGCATGCTCAATTGGGAGGAACCGTGGTGTAATCCGTTCCGACACATGCTTGCGCACCCCACACTCGTCCCGTATCTGAATGTAATATTGGGAAAAGGGTTCCGGATGGATCATCAGATGTTCCTGCTTTCAATGGATAAAGGTGCAGAGGGACATACGTTCCATGGCTCCTCCGGTCCTGGCTTCGATCCGAACCAATACTATATTTTCCGGGACGGACGCATGCACAACGGCTTGACTGTCGTCACATTCCAATTGACGGATGTGCCACCCGGAGTCGGTGGATTAATCGTTATACCCGGAAGCCATAAGAGCAACTACCCGTGCCCGAAGGAGATGCGGCTCTACCAAGAACACCAAGAGCATATCCGACAGCTCGTCTGTAACGCCGGGGATGTCGTCATTTTCACAGAGGCGGTAACGCACGGAACACTGCCGTGGACTGCTGAGCACCCGCGACGCTCAATTCTGACCCGGTATACCGCAGGCAATATGGCGTATGTGCCTGCCTATGAAATACCGGAATGGGCAAATGAGCGACAGCGTGCTGTCATGGAACCCCCCTATCATTCACGATTAAATCGTCCCACCTTGGAGACGTAG
- a CDS encoding mandelate racemase/muconate lactonizing enzyme family protein: MKIDKIESFFIRNGYVIRIHTDTGISGVGQTACWGYPEAVDSIINTFKKHLIGQNPLRIEHHWQYLYRMGPFRGTALSGAISAVDIALWDIKGKHFGVPIWELLGGNCRDKIRLHLLGGGSTPETMYDAAKAAVEEGFTALKFDPVVGGFQDMTVDRLVKTARDIVAAAREGGGPDLDLIVEVHRKLTPMNGIVLESALAPFNLYFIEDPIQIDTITTQAELAKRMTTPLAIGERNVSIWEFRELLEAGGPQYVRPDLGLAGGITHCKKIAALAEAYHSAVVTHNFLGPLITAASLHLDTSIPNFITQEYTKGDESDDFAVYKVAYQREGGYIPIPEAPGLGIELDDSLIEENPYQPMNTGTTPLREDGSVAYAV; this comes from the coding sequence ATGAAAATTGATAAAATCGAGTCGTTTTTTATCAGGAACGGCTATGTGATTCGGATTCACACAGATACGGGCATCAGCGGTGTGGGACAGACTGCATGCTGGGGATATCCAGAAGCCGTTGATAGCATCATCAACACCTTTAAAAAACACCTCATTGGACAGAACCCATTGCGGATTGAGCATCACTGGCAATATCTCTACCGCATGGGACCGTTCCGTGGGACCGCATTGAGCGGTGCCATCAGTGCAGTGGATATCGCTTTGTGGGACATCAAGGGCAAACACTTCGGGGTCCCGATCTGGGAACTGTTGGGTGGAAACTGTCGTGATAAAATTCGTTTGCACCTCCTCGGTGGCGGAAGTACACCTGAAACGATGTATGATGCCGCGAAAGCCGCTGTTGAAGAAGGCTTCACGGCACTCAAGTTTGACCCAGTGGTCGGCGGTTTCCAAGACATGACAGTCGATAGGCTCGTCAAGACTGCCCGTGACATCGTCGCAGCTGCGCGGGAAGGCGGTGGACCCGATCTCGATCTGATTGTTGAAGTGCACCGGAAACTGACACCTATGAACGGTATTGTTTTAGAATCCGCCCTGGCACCTTTCAACCTCTATTTCATCGAAGACCCCATTCAGATAGATACGATTACAACACAAGCGGAATTAGCGAAACGGATGACAACCCCACTCGCCATCGGCGAACGCAATGTAAGTATCTGGGAATTCCGTGAACTCTTGGAGGCAGGCGGACCACAATACGTCCGTCCGGATCTCGGCTTGGCAGGCGGTATAACACATTGTAAAAAAATAGCGGCACTCGCCGAGGCGTACCACAGCGCGGTTGTCACACACAACTTCCTTGGACCGCTCATTACTGCCGCTTCGCTTCACTTAGACACAAGCATCCCGAATTTCATCACGCAAGAGTATACGAAAGGCGATGAATCCGACGATTTCGCCGTATACAAAGTCGCGTACCAGCGGGAAGGCGGCTATATTCCGATCCCTGAAGCCCCGGGTTTGGGTATTGAACTTGATGATAGTTTAATCGAGGAAAATCCTTATCAACCGATGAATACCGGCACGACCCCTTTGCGTGAGGACGGTTCTGTCGCCTACGCGGTGTAA
- a CDS encoding Gfo/Idh/MocA family oxidoreductase, whose product MGMYRTGIVGGRRGVHHARRYEGIENMKVIAICEIDEERLKEAVDELNVPGYTDYVEMLEKEKPDIIHAVTEPTVPRYIWVEPAAEAGVKALVIEKPVALRPSEAEVLAAAHEKTGLKIIVNHQRRYLPFAEKLLEFFADDSLGDIHFIRACTEGDITDMDTHLMDVVLFALKDIPITHVWGAVQGAETYHIPHRQCPEDLMAIYTFENGARVFFESARTAFGTIDFPGSNPRCNLDFWGTKGRMWWRENGSWGYQFDGMAEHFVEETHFGEDDKFGQRDFTQAVATWLDDENQPHRNRLEYALLGFDLIMAAYRSALIGERIAWPPKLSDEEWVELRDRIVGA is encoded by the coding sequence ATGGGAATGTATCGAACGGGGATCGTTGGCGGAAGACGGGGTGTACACCATGCCCGACGTTATGAAGGCATCGAGAATATGAAGGTAATTGCCATCTGCGAAATTGATGAGGAGCGATTAAAAGAAGCGGTGGATGAACTGAACGTTCCGGGATACACGGATTACGTCGAGATGCTGGAAAAGGAGAAACCCGATATTATCCATGCCGTCACAGAGCCGACGGTGCCACGGTATATCTGGGTAGAACCTGCTGCTGAAGCGGGTGTTAAAGCGTTGGTGATAGAGAAACCGGTTGCGCTCAGACCGAGTGAAGCAGAGGTACTCGCCGCCGCACATGAGAAGACAGGCTTGAAGATTATCGTCAATCATCAACGGCGCTATCTCCCTTTCGCTGAGAAGCTTCTGGAGTTCTTCGCTGACGACAGTCTCGGCGATATACACTTCATTCGGGCTTGCACCGAAGGCGACATTACCGATATGGATACGCACTTGATGGACGTCGTGTTATTTGCTCTTAAGGACATCCCAATTACGCACGTATGGGGTGCCGTTCAGGGTGCAGAAACCTATCACATCCCGCATCGGCAATGTCCCGAAGATTTAATGGCGATTTACACGTTCGAGAACGGTGCCCGCGTCTTTTTTGAGTCCGCACGGACGGCGTTCGGAACCATTGATTTCCCCGGCAGTAATCCGCGGTGCAACCTCGATTTTTGGGGGACGAAAGGCAGAATGTGGTGGCGAGAAAACGGTTCATGGGGCTATCAGTTTGACGGTATGGCAGAGCATTTTGTTGAGGAAACTCACTTCGGCGAAGACGACAAATTCGGACAACGCGACTTTACGCAAGCGGTCGCGACATGGCTTGATGACGAAAATCAACCGCATCGCAATCGGTTGGAGTACGCTCTGCTCGGTTTTGATTTGATTATGGCGGCGTATCGCTCTGCACTGATCGGCGAACGGATTGCGTGGCCCCCAAAACTCAGCGATGAAGAATGGGTAGAACTCAGAGATAGGATCGTTGGTGCCTAA
- a CDS encoding phytanoyl-CoA dioxygenase family protein, producing MLDQTQVDTFREKGFLLGNRVLSDEQVEELRSELARVIDDYEKDEVPQPVRIANLGGKAESPVWQIVNIWESSAAYHRLIHNPIIVEEIGQLMSATELRVWHDQIQYKPPQVGGVNRWHQDSPLWGILTPKTSQVSAWVALDDVDESNGCMRMVRGSYHWGSQMPFLREVPDIDSMPDQFEGNELEVELCPVPKGHVHYHHALTWHGSHDNTSAGPRRAIAVHYMTSETLYDEDGTHIMKRFVTVNGGDKLAGHHFPIVMDDGKPTKANI from the coding sequence ATGCTTGATCAAACTCAGGTTGACACATTTCGTGAAAAGGGCTTTCTCCTCGGGAACCGTGTTTTAAGTGATGAACAGGTTGAGGAGTTGCGTTCGGAATTGGCACGTGTTATTGACGACTACGAAAAGGACGAAGTTCCACAACCGGTGCGCATTGCCAATCTCGGCGGTAAGGCAGAGAGTCCGGTCTGGCAGATCGTTAATATTTGGGAGTCGAGTGCCGCCTATCACCGGCTAATTCATAACCCGATCATCGTAGAAGAGATTGGACAGCTCATGTCGGCGACGGAGTTGCGCGTCTGGCACGACCAGATCCAATACAAACCGCCGCAAGTCGGTGGTGTGAATCGTTGGCATCAGGATTCGCCGTTGTGGGGTATTCTCACCCCGAAAACGAGTCAGGTATCGGCTTGGGTTGCCTTGGACGATGTCGATGAAAGCAACGGATGTATGCGGATGGTCCGTGGCTCCTATCACTGGGGGAGTCAGATGCCGTTTTTGCGCGAGGTCCCAGATATCGATTCGATGCCGGATCAATTTGAAGGTAACGAATTGGAGGTAGAACTCTGCCCAGTGCCGAAAGGACATGTCCATTATCATCACGCCTTAACGTGGCACGGGTCGCATGACAATACCAGTGCGGGTCCTCGGCGTGCGATTGCGGTGCATTATATGACGAGTGAAACGCTTTACGATGAAGATGGTACTCACATCATGAAACGTTTTGTTACCGTCAATGGTGGTGATAAATTGGCAGGTCATCATTTTCCGATTGTAATGGATGATGGGAAGCCGACGAAAGCCAACATATAA
- a CDS encoding phytanoyl-CoA dioxygenase family protein, with protein MLNQTQVDTFREKGFLLGNRVLNDEQVDELREELARIIDDYEKADVPQPVHIANLGGREESPVWQVVNIWEASPAYHRLIYNPIIVAEIGQLMSATELRVWHDQIQYKPPQVGGVNMWHQDSPYWPILTPKTSQVSAWVALDDVDESNGCMRMVRGSHHWGNQISFLHSVKDIDSMPDQFEDNGLKVELCPVPKGHVHYHHSLTWHGSHDNASDSPRRAIAVHYMTGETLYDASGTHVMKPFVTVNDGDKLTGDHFPLVMDDGVPTNPNAQ; from the coding sequence ATGCTCAACCAAACCCAGGTTGACACATTTCGTGAGAAGGGTTTTCTCCTCGGAAACCGTGTTTTAAATGATGAACAGGTTGACGAGTTGCGTGAGGAGTTGGCACGCATTATTGATGATTACGAGAAAGCTGATGTTCCGCAGCCGGTGCACATCGCCAATCTCGGTGGCAGAGAGGAGAGTCCGGTCTGGCAAGTCGTTAATATTTGGGAAGCAAGTCCGGCCTACCACCGACTCATTTATAACCCGATTATTGTTGCGGAAATTGGACAACTGATGTCAGCAACAGAGTTGCGCGTCTGGCACGACCAGATCCAATATAAACCGCCACAGGTCGGTGGTGTCAACATGTGGCATCAGGATTCGCCCTATTGGCCGATTCTTACCCCGAAAACGAGTCAGGTATCGGCTTGGGTTGCGTTGGATGATGTCGATGAAAGTAATGGGTGTATGCGTATGGTCCGCGGTTCTCATCATTGGGGCAATCAGATATCATTCCTTCATTCCGTCAAAGACATCGATTCGATGCCGGATCAATTTGAAGATAATGGATTGAAGGTGGAGCTTTGCCCAGTGCCGAAAGGTCATGTCCATTACCATCATTCCTTGACATGGCACGGATCCCACGACAACGCGAGCGATAGTCCTCGGCGTGCGATTGCTGTACATTATATGACAGGTGAGACCCTATACGATGCCAGCGGAACCCATGTTATGAAACCCTTTGTCACCGTCAATGATGGTGATAAATTAACAGGCGACCATTTTCCACTTGTGATGGATGACGGGGTGCCTACGAATCCTAATGCCCAATAG
- a CDS encoding thiamine pyrophosphate-requiring protein has product MKVVDAVAKVLKAEGVEYLFAYPVNPIIEAAAKLDIRPIIVRQERIGLHMADAMSRITSGEKIGVFCMQSGPGSENAFGGVAQAYGDSAPIVVLPGGYSRGVTQIQPNFNSALNYRHVTKSCEQVTMPEAVPEAMRRAFTQVRNGRPRPALVEFPSDLFGEEISDSFDPTPVPTVRYGPDSGSIEAAAEALLDAECPVIYAGQGVHYAQAWDSLKALAELLGAPVTTSLGGKSAFPEDHPLALGSGGRAIPKPVHHFLQKADLIFGIGCSFTRTGFGVKIPDGKRVIHATLDPADINKDVPVETALVGDAGLILDGLVEAVRDRSNGASEERTAAVTGEIGAVKAEWLEQWKAKLTSDEVPMTPYRVISDLLDTVDVKNTIITHDAGSPRDQMSPFWQSISPLTYIGWGKTTQLGYGLGLAMGAKLARPDALCVNVWGDAAIGFTGMDFETAVRERIPILSVLFNNFSMAIEIPIMPVSTEKFRSTDISGHYADMAKAFGGYGERVETPDQIIPAIQRGIQKTQEGVPALLEFITAKEIQISSF; this is encoded by the coding sequence ATGAAAGTTGTTGATGCAGTTGCAAAAGTCCTTAAAGCAGAGGGAGTGGAATACCTGTTTGCGTATCCTGTGAATCCGATCATCGAAGCGGCAGCGAAATTGGACATCCGTCCGATTATCGTTAGACAGGAACGTATTGGTCTTCACATGGCAGACGCGATGAGCCGGATAACTTCTGGCGAAAAGATTGGCGTCTTCTGTATGCAAAGCGGACCCGGTTCCGAAAACGCCTTCGGGGGGGTCGCCCAAGCCTACGGGGACTCCGCACCGATTGTGGTCTTACCGGGTGGCTATTCTCGAGGTGTAACACAAATCCAACCGAATTTCAATTCTGCTCTGAACTACCGGCACGTAACGAAGTCGTGTGAACAGGTCACGATGCCTGAAGCAGTCCCGGAAGCGATGCGGCGTGCCTTTACCCAAGTTCGGAACGGCAGACCGCGCCCGGCACTCGTGGAATTCCCTTCGGATCTGTTTGGTGAAGAGATTTCCGATTCCTTTGATCCGACACCGGTGCCCACAGTGCGCTACGGTCCTGACAGTGGGTCGATTGAAGCCGCGGCGGAGGCACTGCTTGATGCCGAGTGTCCTGTTATCTATGCGGGACAGGGCGTGCATTACGCACAAGCGTGGGATTCTTTGAAAGCATTGGCGGAGTTACTTGGGGCACCTGTAACAACGAGTTTGGGCGGTAAAAGTGCGTTTCCAGAAGATCATCCGTTAGCATTGGGGTCCGGTGGACGGGCGATCCCGAAACCGGTGCATCACTTCCTCCAAAAAGCGGATCTGATTTTCGGTATCGGCTGCAGTTTCACTCGAACCGGCTTCGGTGTCAAGATTCCCGACGGAAAACGGGTGATTCACGCGACATTAGATCCGGCGGACATCAACAAAGATGTTCCCGTTGAAACTGCCCTCGTTGGCGATGCGGGTTTAATTTTAGATGGATTGGTAGAAGCCGTCCGCGATCGTTCTAACGGGGCCTCCGAGGAGCGAACGGCTGCCGTCACTGGAGAAATCGGTGCGGTTAAAGCGGAATGGCTTGAGCAGTGGAAAGCGAAACTCACCTCGGATGAAGTGCCGATGACACCGTATCGCGTCATCTCGGATCTGCTGGACACTGTCGATGTCAAAAACACGATTATTACGCACGATGCGGGGAGTCCACGCGACCAAATGTCACCCTTCTGGCAGTCTATCTCACCCCTCACCTATATCGGTTGGGGTAAGACGACGCAGCTCGGTTACGGGCTCGGACTCGCCATGGGGGCGAAGCTCGCTAGACCGGATGCACTCTGTGTTAACGTCTGGGGTGATGCCGCTATCGGCTTCACTGGGATGGATTTTGAGACCGCTGTGCGCGAAAGAATCCCGATTTTGTCGGTACTTTTCAACAATTTCTCTATGGCGATTGAGATTCCAATTATGCCGGTGTCTACTGAAAAATTCCGTAGTACGGACATCTCTGGTCACTACGCAGACATGGCGAAGGCGTTCGGTGGCTATGGTGAGCGTGTTGAAACGCCTGACCAGATTATCCCGGCTATTCAGCGCGGCATCCAAAAAACGCAGGAAGGCGTTCCTGCGCTGCTTGAGTTTATTACGGCGAAGGAAATTCAGATTTCGTCTTTCTAA